From the Kogia breviceps isolate mKogBre1 chromosome 3, mKogBre1 haplotype 1, whole genome shotgun sequence genome, one window contains:
- the ZEB1 gene encoding zinc finger E-box-binding homeobox 1 isoform X9, translating to MTSHKSGRDQRHVTQSGGNRKFKCTECGKAFKYKHHLKEHLRIHSGEKPYECPNCKKRFSHSGSYSSHISSKKCISLMPVNGRPRTGLKTPQCPSPSLSASPGSPTRPQIRQKIENKPFQEQLSVNQIKTEPVDYEFKPIVVASGINCATPLQNGVFSGAGPLQAAGASQGVVQAVVLPTVGLVSPISINLSDIQNVLKVAVDGNVIRQVLENNQANLASKEQETINASSIQQGGHSVISAISLPLVDQDGTTKIIINYSLEQPSQLQVVPQNLKKENPVPTNSCKSEKLPEDLTVKSEKDKSFEGGGNDSTCLLCDDRPGDISALSELKRCDLKQPAQPHLPPTPEGAKPEASAPSGSGDGSLSPSQPPLKNLLSLLKAYYALNAQPSAEELSKIADSVNLPPDVVKKWFEKMQTGQTSVQSSEASSPEPGEAHIPAKNDDQPQPTNTDEPQDGTGDLQSPPKITGSPVLPAGSAVSGPRSGTSSPSPLNLSSSGSAQGYAYPAEGAQEEPQVEPLDLSLPKQQGELLERSTITSVYQNSVYSVQEEPLNLSCAKKEPQKDSCVADSEPVVNVIPPSANPINIAIPTVTAQLPTIVAIADQSSVPCLRALAANKQTILIPQVAYTYSAAVSPAVQEAALKVTPPSGNQDERQDTSSEGVSNVEDQNDSDSTPPKKKMRKTENGMYACDLCDKIFQKSSSLLRHKYEHTGKRPHECGICKKAFKHKHHLIEHTRLHSGEKPYQCDKCGKRFSHSGSYSQHMNHRYSYCKREAEGPEPGAAGPGGPPAHHAGARASPSQGDSDERESSTREEDEDSDKEEEEEEEERETEDLQEEKESGEPHGGEEEGEEMGEEEMGEEGEGHEGEGANSDGAREGAGAGSPARSLEHKVSQGGEQVSEEKTNEA from the exons gaGAGAAGCCATACGAATGCCCAAACTGCAAGAAACGTTTTTCCCATTCCGGTTCCTATAGCTCACACATAAGCAGCAAGAAATGTATCAGCCTGATGCCTGTGAACGGGCGGCCACGAACAGGGCTCAAGACCCCGCAGTGTCCCTCACCATCTCTCTCGGCATCGCCAGGCAGCCCCACGCGGCCACAGATACGGCAGAAGATAGAGAATAAGCCCTTCCAAGAACAACTTTCTGTAAACCAAATCAAAACTGAGCCTGTGGATTATGAGTTCAAGCCCATAGTGGTCGCTTCAGGAATCAACTGTGCAACCCCTTTACAGAATGGGGTTTTCAGCGGCGCTGGCCCCCTACAGGCGGCCGGCGCTTCTCAGGGTGTGGTGCAGGCCGTTGTTCTGCCAACGGTGGGCTTGGTGTCCCCCATCAGTATCAATTTAAGTGATATTCAGAATGTACTGAAAGTGGCAGTAGATGGTAATGTAATCAGGCAAGTTTTGGAGAATAATCAAGCCAATCTTGCCTCCAAAGAACAAGAAACAATCAACGCTTCATCCATCCAGCAAGGTGGCCATTCTGTTATTTCAGCCATCAGTCTTCCTCTGGTTGATCAAGATGGAACAACCAAAATCATCATTAACTACAGTCTTGAACAACCTAGCCAACTGCAAGTTGTTCCtcagaatttaaaaaaggaaaatccagTCCCCACCAACAGCTGCAAAAGTGAAAAGTTACCAGAAGATCTCACTGTTAAATCTGAGAAGGACAAAAGCTTTGAAGGAGGAGGGAATGACAGCACCTGCCTCCTGTGTGACGACCGTCCAGGGGACATCAGCGCCCTTTCGGAGCTAAAGCGCTGTGACCTGAAGCAGCCCGCCCAGCCCCATCTGCCCCCCACACCAGAAGGTGCCAAGCCCGAGGCCTCTGCTCCCTCGGGCTCCGGAGATGGCAGTCTGTCTCCCAGCCAGCCACCGTTAAAGAACCTCCTGTCTCTTCTGAAAGCATATTATGCTTTGAACGCACAGCCAAGTGCAGAAGAGCTCTCAAAAATTGCTGACTCGGTGAACCTACCACCGGATGTAGTGAAAAAGTGGTTTGAAAAGATGCAGACGGGACAGACTTCAGTGCAATCTTCTGAAGCGTCTTCTCCCGAGCCAGGCGAAGCCCACATCCCTGCCAAGAACGACGATCAGCCCCAACCCACAAACACAGATGAACCCCAGGACGGCACAGGGGATCTCCAGAGCCCTCCGAAGATAACTGGCTCCCCCGTCTTACCAGCGGGCTCAGCGGTCAGTGGTCCCAGAAGCGGCACATCATCCCCATCCCCCCTCAACCTCTCCTCCTCCGGAAGCGCACAGGGTTACGCGTACCCGGCAGAGGGCGCACAGGAAGAGCCCCAAGTCGAACCTCTTGATCTTTCGCTACCAAAGCAACAGGGAGAGTTATTGGAAAGGTCAACTATCACTAGTGTTTACCAGAACAGTGTTTATTCTGTCCAGGAAGAACCCTTGAACTTGTCTTGTGCAAAAAAGGAGCCACAAAAGGACAGCTGTGTCGCAGACTCAGAACCAGTTGTAAATGTAATCCCACCAAGTGCCAACCCCATCAACATTGCTATACCCACAGTCACTGCCCAGTTACCCACGATCGTGGCCATCGCTGACCAGAGCAGCGTTCCGTGCCTGCGAGCGCTGGCGGCCAACAAGCAGACCATCCTGATTCCCCAGGTCGCGTACACGTACTCGGCTGCGGTCAGCCCCGCGGTCCAGGAAGCAGCCCTGAAGGTGACGCCGCCCAGCGGAAATCAG gaTGAAAGGCAAGACACTAGCTCAGAAGGAGTATCAAATGTAGAAGATCAGAATGACTCTGATTCCACGCCACCCAAAAAGAAAATGCGAAAGACAGAAAACGGAATGTATGCTTGTGATTTGTGTGATAAGATATTCCAGAAGAGTAGCTCGTTGTTGAGACACAAATACGAACACACAG GTAAAAGACCTCACGAGTGCGGCATCTGCAAAAAGGCATTTAAACACAAGCATCACCTGATCGAGCACACGCGCTTGCATTCCGGGGAGAAGCCCTACCAGTGCGACAAGTGCGGGAAGCGCTTCTCCCACTCGGGCTCCTATTCCCAGCACATGAACCACCGCTACTCCTACTGCAAGAGGGAGGCCGAGGGGCCCGAGCCGGGGGCCGCGGGCCCGGGGGGCCCGCCCGCGCACCACGCGGGGGCCCGCGCCTCCCCCTCGCAGGGCGACTCGGACGAGAGGGAGAGCTCCACGCGGGAGGAGGACGAGGACAGtgacaaggaggaggaggaggaggaggaggagagggagacggAGGACCtgcaggaggaaaaggaaagtggAGAACCGCacgggggggaggaggagggggaggagatgggggaggaggagatgggggaggagggggaggggcacgaGGGGGAGGGAGCGAACTCCGACGGTGCGAGGGAGGGCGCAGGAGCTGGAAGCCCGGCCCGCAGCTTAGAACACAAAGTCAGCCAGGGCGGTGAGCAGGTGTCTGAAGAGAAAACAAACGAAGCCTGA